TGGTGCTGGCGGCGGCCGCTCTAGGATGGGGCGGGGAAGGGGGGGTGTCCCCGGGGCGGGGGGTCTTTGAGAGTCACCCTGTGGTGCGTGGGGGGCTCGGCCGCAGCTCCGTGACTCAGTTTCCCTGACTGGAGGAACTCCCTCCCTTGGGGGGAAGGGCTAAACCCTGTGCATTCGGATCCTCTGGTCGTTGGGAAGTGCCTTATAGGGCGGTGTGTGCGAGCATCTGGAAGCTGGGGAGCCCCCCTGTAGGAAAACACCGGCTGCAGGGCTGCGCTTTCTGTGCTGTCACTTTGTGCCAGCAGCAGCGACACTTCCATCCTGCACTGCTCTGGGAAGTGTTTAACAAGTCCTGTGGTATAATATTAAAGACTTCTTTGCTGGTTGTGTGTGTTCTTCTGGGCCTCTGCGTGTGGTTTGTGACTGTTGCAcgtttgttgtttggttttgagcTGTTTGTTTGGGTTCAAAGGTGGAGTGACTGAGATggatggagcagtgctgcagcacagcagctagAAGGGAATATGCCAAAGTGACGCTTCATCGGATCTCAGTCTTGTATGTCTTCTCTGCTTGAACAGATTCCTTTGACACATGCTCCTGGCGTGCATCTCCCTCTTGCTTTTATGCGTGCTGACTTCTTGCAGGGCTCCCTGTAAATGCAGGGATGGCTGCAGTCTGGCATTAGGATTCCACCTGATGCTTTACTGACCCAAGCTAccatagggaacctgcttttaGTAGCagggttggacttaatgatctccagaggtctcttccagcttctatgattctgtagaGCGACAGCCCCAAGCTGGGGGGATTTTGCATCCTTTTAAACAGCCCTCCGTGCCCACGGGGAAGGAGATAGCACAAGTATAGTTGCAAGAGGAAGTGGcgttgttttgaaaatgaagtggtGGAAAATGAGCTCTTTGCTCAGTTCTGTTGATTGGTTGCTTCTCTTACCATAGCCCGTATTTGGTTGCAGTCTTCAcctattttattcttcctttttctcctctccagggTAAAGTAGAATACCTGGTGAAGTGGAAAGGATGGCCCCCAAAGTAAGTTGTTTTACTTGTCATTTTCTTAGCTATTTGTTATTAGTCTTTATCTCTGCAACTGAGCATCTCGTTCTTCATGGGTAACCTCACGTGCCTCAATCTGACAACTATAAACAGAGCCACAAACCGAAAGTCTGTATTGTTTCCACACTGGCAGCTGAAGGATGCAGACTGTATGCCAACCTCTTCTGACTGGGTTTTGCCACTACTGAAATATTCCATTGAGATGCTTTTTAGTCACAAGGCTTGTGCAGTTTGGTAGCAGTTTGATGAGGAACCCTCATTCTTCAGAGCTTGGAACGGTGCTTGCTTTTCTGAGTCAGCACCGAGGGGACTGCACTTTATTTCTAGAGCTGGATGCAgtcttttaaaatggaaaacaaagtggTGGTCTTGTCTTTGTTATCTGACTGTATCCCCTCTGCAATCCACAGAAGGAAAGGGGCAATATTTCAGATGGATTGTAGCCAACTGGAGGTGATCTTTGTCCCTTGGAAATAACCGCAATGCCTTTATTTCCTTGTCTGAaaccttttgttgttgttagtgccttttctgcctttgctttggTTATCGTATcgcaagaggggaaaaaaatatatgtaaatatgtgtatattttttgCATCgttgctgtgtgctgtttgcAGATGCTTCTTTATTAAAGTGCAGCTGCCTCTGAAAAAGAGTCATTGCTTTGTGTCTGTACAATCTGTGACATGCTTTGAGATTAAAAAGATTAGGCAACTGGAGAACATTTCTGTGTCAGCTAGCGGCCTGCTAGAACAGCCTCATGGTCTTACCCATGGGGAGAGAggtctgcttttctgtttgtgactATGTGTAGGTACCCAGTGGCACATGGGTGTGACTGCGGTGTGTGTCTGGTTGCCCTGGATGCTGCTAAGTAAAGGGGTACAAGCTCATCCTTGTAGTTGCAAAATGCTGGGTGTGAACCTGATGGGTGTTTGGATGTGAGCCTGACAAATTGTACCTCATGTTTAAGAAGGTGGAATGTGTTTCCATGTGCCTGATCCTTGTGCTTAGAGGGCGTGCGTAAGTAGCTTCCCCTCTCTGGTGGTGATGGTCAAATTGGGATGACTTTTCTTGACTGTAAATCCTGTTGTTGGAGTGTAACCTGGGGCTCTTAATAACTACCAGCTGCAATGTGGATCAGTTCTTGGGCCACTTTGCCCCTCCTAAGTAGCTACACCTAATTTAATCACTATCAGAGCTCGAGAATGTTTGTAGTTTGTGAGGCACTGTCCTGTTTGGCTGAAATACTGATACTtatggaaaggagaaatgggGCAAACACAGTAAGATCTTTTTTGGCAAATGACATTGCAAGAGAAGGTGGGGTGAGGCTTGgtatcacatttcttttcacatactgGCCCGTAttcttgctgctgccttttcttgCCCTATACCTTGGAACTGTAGGGGAACCAGGAACTCTGGGGAATTAAAAGGACAGCTCAAGCCCAGAGAGCAAGAGAATATGAAGGTTCCCTTGTTTTGATGTTGTGAGAAGTCTGAACACCTTCTTCATGCACACTCCAAAGAACGCTGATTCATTTTTTAACTGTTCATACAGTGGTTTGGTTTGCTTAAAACCAAGATGCTTTGAGCATGCAAGATACTTTCATCCTCGGATTGCTGGACTGTACTGCTAGAGTCAGGGAATGAAGCAGCGACAGCCTGATTCTAGCTACGAGCTTGTTTACAACTTGTGTTGGAGTtaagaggggagggggaagaggaggagtagaaggagggggaaggaggatCATATGATCTATGTTTTCCAGAGtgcctgctctctgcagttctgctgcagcctgggctgtgtgtgctcgTATTTATAGCTCTGTGAGCGTGTGCGGCAAACTGAaccatgttgttttttttttatatgcagtGTTTTGCCACTGCGGTGAATCCAGGAAttgagctgcagagaaaaaggcaaCACCCACCatgggtttttctttctaattattttttttttaaagcaaattttctttcttctgcctaTGAAAATtgctctgctgtctttttttttcccctcctgtgttatcatttttcttaaatttgtaGGATGAGTGCCAGAatccctgcagctgggaggaaaCCCTCCTCTGTTCAAACAGCATCTTGGCTTTGACAGCTCGCAGACAGGTTGCTGCAGGAGGCTTGGgcaaaggagagagggagggatCAATTGGTTATGAAGACATGGCTGTTCTTAACCCTCAGGTGTGCAGTGAACCTAGGAATATCTCAGTTCCATGTTTTTGCTTCTCagttttgtattaaaaacaaacaatcctGTACCTTCTTTTATAGAACCATTCTCCAGGAACTCTCCTGTCTTTCAGTATCTTTCTTCTAGCTAATGAgtagatgaaaggaaaaaagcaaaccaccTCCCTGTGTACGTATGTGCGTGTGCCACATGTTCCCATGCactggctgtgctgcatccaGAAATGTGAGCATCCTAAAACGTTTTCCCTGAGCTTAAAGGCACTGCTACAAGTGCACCTTTGCCTCTTGCGCTTCTCCTGTCTGCCCCCCTCTCTAGGGGCTGGAGACtcaaagctctgctttgagaCAGTGGACATCACGTGCCAGGAAACTGAATGCTCTGAGGTATTTGGGGTGTCAGACTTGCCTTCTTGCTTTAGGGTTCACATAGTAAAGATGTGCTGCCCATCTTTTCTTGGCAACCATAAGCCGTTAAATTTAACCCACTGTGGGGGTCACCTTGTGGCCCTTTTATCCTCCAGAAACCTTTCACCATGGGAATCTTTGGCTGCTTCTGCTTGGTGTGAACCACAGCCATGCCCCTCGGGAACAGGTTGTGGTGTGGCCTGCTATGTGGTCTCAGCCCTTTCCTGAACAGCTGGCTCCATTGTAGCTGTCTGGCAGTGGAGGAAGAGGGAGCAGCTAGTGACATTGTTTATGGGTTGCTTTCAGGGTGTCAAGCTCCTTTTAAGCGGTTTCAGTAGCCCTAACCACAGTGCAGGTGGGTGTTGCTGCTGTGCAACCTACGCTGCGCAGAAATAACCTGCAGGGGGAGCCAAGTAAGAGGAGCAGTAGTCGAATAGTTGCCGTCAGCTTGCCGCGGGGCCCGAATCTAAACAGGTTCAGTTGAATGGTAACAGTGGGGAAAAATTAAACTCttcttaaagaaatacttttgGCTCCAGTGATTAGTGGTAATTAATAATGCAGGGGAGAAAACATACTTAATCTTTGAGTGCTCTAAATTAAGAGAGACctatttttcagaaagctgtatCAGATTTCATCTCTTTGTCACATATATTTGTTGGATTTCTGAGGGTGCTGCAAATGCAACCTGTTTATGCATCGCCTTAAAACTAGTTTGTGGCTCTGTGCAGGCTTTGCAAATAGCACAAGGGGAGCCCTGGGGATGAAAGCCTTCCCTGCTCTATTACACATTGCTGCTTGGTGCCTGGCTCTGCCTGTTTGGCAGAATGGGAGGTGATGTCTGGCAGCAAGTTTTGGGGGGAATGGCTAGGATTCCTCAGAGCTCTAGCAGTGTTGTGGCAGGCCTTGTGAAGACGATATCCAGGGCCTCAGCACACTGggaacagccctgcagagggaaTGTTTCATTAAAGCATTGTTTACTTTATATTCCTTATGTTTCTCTTCAGATACAGCACATGGGAGCCAGAAGATCATATCTTGGACCCTCGCCTGGTAGTGGCTTACGAAGAAAAGTAAGTGTGTGCGTTCTTTCACTGGTCATGGGAAATGGTGTCCTTATTCTGTTGTGGTGTCCCCACTTCAATCATAATTGAGACGGGTAGCACTGAGTCCTTCTCTACCTCTGTAACCTGGCCTTGATCGAGGCAGATAAGGCAGAATGAGGCCAGGCACAAGCACTGAGCCAAACAACAATTGTTCTCAGGTTTTAATTGGGTCCAGAGCTGGACTGTTGTGATGGGAGGTGATAAGTTTCCATAGCCTGTTCTTGATCAGTTAAGTCAGAGAAGTTCCTGTATTGCAAGAATTTCACTCCTGCAAGAAGCAGTTCTGGGATGTTTTCCAAGTCCCTGCTATTCACAGTTGgtttttaaaagaggaaatgaggGAGCTCTGCTGCAAAAGGTGGAAGTCCTGGCTAGGCTTTGTGCTGTGGTGTTTATTACTTTGTTTGATTTGTGTTCATCCTTCACAGGGAAGAGAGAGACCGTGCTTCAGGGTACAGAAAAAGAGGTCCCAAACCAAAGCGCCTCCTACTGCAGGTAgcttcttgctcttcttttgtATATTTCTAATTAGTTAGTGCTGTGCTGCTACTCTGCTCACAGGAAGATGGAAACTGTCTGTTGGCTGTTGCATGGACAAAACTTGGAGGTTAAATGCTTGAGCTCAGTGGGCAGGCAGGTACTTTTAACCTGTTAGCTGAACAGCTAAcgaaacagcaaaaaaaaaaagacacaaaagtGCAAAAAACAGCTCTTGCTCTCTGAAATAGGATCTTGCCTGGTTGACGTGGTCTTTTCATTTCACACTGGGCTTGGACTTCCCAGCATGTGAAAGGCAGTAGCTGTTTGGAAGTGGACTTCCAGCGTGCTTTGGTTGCCACACAGAGCAGTCAATCCTAAACAAAGTATGTAAGGAAGAGCTTAGATTGCAGGTGAAGAGATGAGAGAAACAGTGTTGTaggagcaccacagcttctcctAGGTCACCTAGATGCTCAGGTAAGAATAGATTCCTGGCCCCCAGGTGAGAGCCCTGATGACTGCATTGTCAGATTCCCATTCTGAACCTTGCTGTGTTGATATTCTTGTCAGCGGCTGTATGGCATGGACTTGAGGAGTGCCcacaagggaaaggaaaagctctgTTTCTCTCTTGCACGGAGGTTTGGAGGAGGAGACAGTAGCCTGCCAGGGGCCAAGACAGGGCAGGCAGAGTTCTCAGAGAAGACTGGGGGAACAGTCCTGCCATTCTCTCTCCGGAAGCAACGGAAAAACCAGAAGTACTTGCGACTGTCAAGGAAGAAGTTCCCCCGCATGGCAAGTCTGGAGAACCGAAACTGCAGGCATGAGTTCTTCTTGAATGACGCGGTAGACCTGGAGGCTCAGCAAAGCCCTGAGGACTGGGAGGCCACACAGCACACCAGCAAGGAAGGTAAGCCCAGCCTCCCCTTGACTGAGAAGTTCTGGGGCATGAGAAGGATGCTATACATGCTGCCTCCTTGCTTGCCCCGTCCTGGGATTGTGGTTGAGGTCAGATCCTCAGAGCATCTCTTGCTGGCTCGCATTGTGAGTTTCATTTCTGCAGACCTCTTTCCTGGTTGGATGACTGTAGTTTTTGAGTACTGCCATCTCTTTTTAGTCTTAAATCAGCAACACCACTCCCAGTGTTAGAAAACATACAGAGGTTACTAGAAGTTAATGCTGTGTTCTGATTTCCTTCTGGCAGAAGTGACAATGAGCTTTGCCTCTATCCACACACCCGCATGTGTTTTGTCTGTTGCTCATGTGAAAGGAGCTTGCTTGGTCTTGGGCAGGCTCTGACATTGGCACTCCTCTACTGGTGCTGCTCTAAGAGCAAGCAGGAATGTCCTTAGGAACCCACACTACATTCCTTCtgccccctccttccctttcctctctaCACCCCACATCCTCTCTAAAGCCCATTGCTGTAGAGCTTATGTGAGAGGGGGGTGAGAGAGATAGGTGAGGATGGTAACTCCTGCCTGATCCTGCTGAGTAGGTAGCATGAGTGTAGGCATGCGAGATGGCCTGGCACATTTGGCATTTTGGGAAGGGATACCATCCTCTTgtgcaggagggctgtgggATGTGTACGTTGCTCTGAGTTACCAGGGAAACTCTATCCGTGCATTATTAGAGCTTCTGAAGGCGTAAGGCTTCCTGAGGAGTGGAAAACAAGGGCTTGTGCTGCTTGTAGTAGTTAAGAGAATCCTGTTGCTCCTTGCTGGGAGTAGTAGCCAGCCAGGCTGGATTCAGCAGGATTTTGGGGAGAACACAGTGTCCAGGGAATCAGCTCTATCCCCTCTTCTTTCAGACGGGGACTAGAACAGCACCTGAAATCCAAGGAGGAAGCAGTGGGGCAAGTACAGAGGAACCCAGAGTCACATACTGTCAGCAGGCAAATACGTGGGGCTGTTTTCACTAGAAGTACTGGCCTCTAAGGCATTTGGGGATCTGAAGGGTGAATGGCACTGATACATAAAATGGTTTTTGTTCTCACCTTGATGCGTGGCATGTGTGGAATTCTAGTTGGCTTTAGGGTTATACACCTCAAGTGTGACAAGAAGAAGCCATAAATAAACTTTTAGGAGTACGTTCTCCATATTCTTTGCCCAGCTTGAGATAACAAGGTATGGTACAGGTGCAGTGGCAGAGGGATGATATGTTTtacttcctttctctgtctaTTTTTGTGGCTGTCTCTGGGAGCTACAGGTGGTGAGATTTTGGATGGGAGACAGACTGTTAATTATCTGTGCCAGAGGGCAGAAATATTTGGGTTTCCTATGGAGCTGTTGGGGAGTGAAGGAAGAACATGAGAAATTGGGAGCAGCCTCCCTGTGAAGTAATAATCACATTTTGTAGACAGGCTGCATTACAGATGCAACATGAAGAAGACCCTCAACTTTGGATCCATTTGGCTCCCGTTAGAGGATCTAAAACTTGTGATTTTTGACTTTTCAGGGGGTAGGACATTTGCAAGGTCAGCTTGCTCTTGGGTGAGTGTGTTCAGCTGATACAGAGGCACATGGGTTGAGAAGGAGACACTGGGGAAGTGTGAATGGCTGGAGGTGCTGGGTGGTGTTACTGCATGCTGTCGATCTCCATGTAGACTGATCCAGTGCTGGTGTGTGTCTGAAGACCCTTACAACTATCTACTTTTCCCTTTGTAATCTGCAGTGatcctctgtttttccttagcATCTGAATGAAGGGCTTGCCCATGCTCTTTCTTGCCTTGTGTGCGCAGACTGAATACGAGCTGATTTCATCCACCATTTGTCAGAAACGAGGCACCTTTTCCatcctcctcttttctctttctctcccacCTTCTCTCCCTCTTACTAACATGCTCTGTCTGCCTCTCCTTTTTGTAGCAGATGTGGATGGCAATCTCCCTTGGATTCCCACTGTGCCCCCCAGCGAAGTGACAGTGACAGACATCACGGCAAACTCCATTACCGTCACTTTCAGAGAAGCACAAGTGGCTGAGGGCTTCTTCCGAGACCGGAGTGCGCAGTTCTGAATCTTCGTTTTTCAGTGCTCCCCAAATCTAGTGCTTTTAGAGTGGGGCTAGGGAGGGCTTATTTTATCCCTTAAGAAAAAAGATCCAAAACGTCTCAGAATGTTTACAGAgaccttttttccttctcctttttcccctttcagatacgcaaaaaaaaaaaaggcagcatggggggggggggggggggggaggtgttTGTCATTGCTTTGTCCATCTGAAAAACTGACAGCCCTTTCCCTGGCAAAGACTCCCCTCCTAGATGTCAGAGCAGCAAGCTGAACGATTTGGCTTTTATGCTGCTAagtggcagcagctgcatttgtgGGGAGAGAGTATGTGGAGGTGGAAAGAGAGCTAGGCCTCTAGCCTGCTGCCTTGTTCTGCAGTTGATACCCCTTGGATAAAGACATTTCTCTGTGCATTGCTCTTcccaccttcctcctccctctcttcaTGCAGCACTGAGAGACGATGGATCCTACCTGTGTAGATAACTACAACCTGTTAAACCTTTCCCTCCAGTGTTGTTTTCCCTGGGGCCTGCTGTCAGGACTTCAGAACCGTATTTGCCTGTCTGTGGTAAGTAAGGCTGTGCAGCGCAGCAGGTCCTTGTAGACAGCAGAGGTTTCTCTGATCGTTGGTCATATAGGAAAGATGGAAACGCATGTCTGAAATGTAAATTGGATAACTAAATTCATTTTGCCCTCGTTAAAAGCCCAGAAACCCAGCGTAGTTGAGGCATACCTCAACTAAATGTCTATGCTAAACATCATTTCCAGGCTTGTCTGTGTTGTGTGAGAAATGTGTTATGAAAAGTGGGGTTGTTCCTATCTTCTGCCAAATTCTGGCTTGATGACAAATGCTGCCCTGAATCTGTGATGGTAGTTGGTTGAAATCTGACTCTCCTTCCCTGGAAGGAGGGGCCGGTAAGACAACTGAAGCATTGCCTGGCACTGCAAAGATATTCGAGATACTGGCACAGGCCCAGGACACAGAAATTGGACAGAATTGAGCTAGAAATGGACCTTGATTAGTGGTAAATTCTGTTCTTGGATGCTATTGGGAGATCCAAGGTAAACAACATGCGGAGAAGTCATGCATTAGAGTAGAAGGGGGTGGGGTTGGGGAATCATAATTCTTAGCAAGGAGAATGCTTGGATTGCACTGTCTGAGTAATATTCTTCCATGACTCCAGTCTCCTCACAGTATCTGTGATCCTGTACTTCTTTACTGATGGAAACTTCCCCTTGGAAGGCTTAAAACTTTGCCAAGGAAAGTGGTCTGCATTTCAATAGACCCTGCCTGATCTTGCACTTAAAAATGCCTCATGCTGGACTGCCTGTGATGCTTTGAGGTATTtgaagaaatgctgtattttgagTTGGTAGCTTAGCATAGCATTTGTTCCTGCCTGTGcatattctgttccattttcttgaaatcaaattttatttaagtaacttaaatttttaaatacaaacattttcctATGGAAAGCAAGAGAAGTAAGCTACAGTCTGAGGTGGGAACTGCCAGAGAGAGCTGCAGGGGTACGCTGGCTGTCGTGATTTCCATCCTTAACTTCTTTTGTTCCCTCTTCCCACTGcacacaaagcatttctttcctgctgtattTATTCTGTATGAAACTATGAGCCTTCTGAGCTCGGAGGTATAGGCATCTGTGGAATTGG
The Coturnix japonica isolate 7356 chromosome 1, Coturnix japonica 2.1, whole genome shotgun sequence DNA segment above includes these coding regions:
- the CBX7 gene encoding chromobox protein homolog 7 isoform X1; the protein is MELSAIGEQVFAVESIRKKRVRKGKVEYLVKWKGWPPKYSTWEPEDHILDPRLVVAYEEKEERDRASGYRKRGPKPKRLLLQRLYGMDLRSAHKGKEKLCFSLARRFGGGDSSLPGAKTGQAEFSEKTGGTVLPFSLRKQRKNQKYLRLSRKKFPRMASLENRNCRHEFFLNDAVDLEAQQSPEDWEATQHTSKEADVDGNLPWIPTVPPSEVTVTDITANSITVTFREAQVAEGFFRDRSAQF
- the CBX7 gene encoding chromobox protein homolog 7 isoform X2; this encodes MELSAIGEQVFAVESIRKKRVRKGKVEYLVKWKGWPPKYSTWEPEDHILDPRLVVAYEEKEERDRASGYRKRGPKPKRLLLQRLYGMDLRSAHKGKEKLCFSLARRFGGGDSSLPGAKTGQAEFSEKTGGTVLPFSLRKQRKNQKYLRLSRKKFPRMASLENRNCRHEFFLNDAVDLEAQQSPEDWEATQHTSKEDVDGNLPWIPTVPPSEVTVTDITANSITVTFREAQVAEGFFRDRSAQF